Within Populus trichocarpa isolate Nisqually-1 chromosome 6, P.trichocarpa_v4.1, whole genome shotgun sequence, the genomic segment CTGCATGTCGGGGGATAGTAGTACTCTTCATAAACATATAAACTTCTGCACACATAGTAACCCCTACTTCGGCAACTACAACAACCATCTCCCCATATATCACACTCTGACCTTCTACAAGGTACATGACAATATGGAGGTACTGTTGGCATACAAAAGTGATGACAACATGGGCCTTGGCGGCATTTTTCACAACATGTGCATCGGTGTGGTTCTGGTAGTTTAGGATCCTCTGGTGGTTTAGGATCCTGTAGTGGTTTAGGATCCTTTGGTGGTTTAGGATCCTGTGGTGGTTTAGGATCCTGTGGTGGTTTAGGATCCTTCGGAGGCTTGATCTGAATGCACTTGACAGTTCGACCTCTTTGCagtgtatttttttcatgatcttTTCAGGACAGCAACACACCACAGTGATTGTTACTGTGTTTGCCTTCTTGTCAAATGTCTGGTTCTGAATTTCTCTTGTTCATTAATTAACATCATCAAATCCACAAAACTTAGTCACTTTCTttggtaataattaaaaacaactcaaaatctAGCActatttttaaagagaaaaaagaaagactcACGAGGAATACCACACAGtactttcttgattttcttgtggCATTTTTCGCATCCAAGGTCAACCTTAATCACCATCGTTGTGACTTGCTGTAACAATAGTAGTTAGTGCATGCATTTCATATAGGACCTCGCCATGATTAATCccaatagaaaatataaaaaaacgtCGTCGTGATAAATTTATAGGCAGAAAGATTGGAAGAACTCAAAACATGTTCTGACATGGAAGAATCCGCTGTAGAGATTATCAAGAACTTGTACATATATAGGACCTCCacgtaaaaagaagaaaagccaAATTAAGAGGAtgcattaaaagataaattaacacacacaaatatatatatatcataccGTTTCTACCATGGTTTTGTGTATGCTTTGATCCGATGAGACGATGGAAATATGGagagtatatatatagaggTGGGGGGCGGGGCGGCGGCTTAATTTAATTAAGCTAAATGCATGGTTACATCATAGGCAGGAGAGATGTGAGGCCTTAATTTAGTTGTCCTTGCATTTTTAGACCAATAAGATGAGGAAATGTGGACTTGGGGGAGTGGAAACTTAATGCAACCATCGTAATACTATATCGTCGCTGCTGACCCAACAAACTTTCATCAGCAACTGATGGTTTTGATGTGCACATCTCACCTTCTATTGTGTTGGAAATATCAAACCTACTTCACCGAATCATATTTATGAACACCGCTAATATAAAGGTTGTATTGTATCTATCGTCAGGTACATTAGTTTGGTGATGTTCAATTATGCTCCATGCACGCCCACCCCCTGCATATGGCATGTGTCCCAAGTGCTTTAtctatcataaatattaaaggggtgtttgaaaatattgtagTAGTTgagatttaaatgttttttatttaaaaatatattaaaataatttttttatttttaaaaattattttaatatcaatacctCAAAACAATCttactaacattaaaaaaacaaaaaaaaaaaacaccctactGAGCATTTATATCGATTTGGAAAGGAGAAAGAGACAGAAGTGATAAAGCGACGATGATAAATGAATGGTGCTACAAAAGATTAAAGGGGTGGAGGAGACCGGTGAGCATGCTATGTGGGCTCTCGTGTTACTTCTAGAATATGgaattaatattatcatcaacAAACGGTTTGGTTTTCGCAATGTCGCGggacatgttaatttttttaaatgtaaaacaatgatgatattaatgtttttagaagattaatgaaaatttagaatttggtttaataaacttaattaatttaataatataattataaaaaaaatcaacaatgactaataaaaatataaattcttatCAATATCATGAAAAGATATCCTTTAATTATTCTTGTAAAGTctcaacaattttatttgatacaaaaaaattgaatgagaacgagcaatttcataaaaaaaaaacactaaaaacttAATTACTACCTagtaaatcaattataaaaataaaaaaattaaaaaacaatattaaaatctcTTGGATCTGGCATGGTCTCAGACTCAAGACTATTGAATCTTGtatgattatttgatttaatttatttgggtttgatataattattaaatttaaaaacttaaaatattatctaCACATTTAATAACTCGTTACGCATCATGAACAAtatagtgtgtgtatatatataacaaatgaTTTTAGAGATGTGATTTGCATGCAGGAAAAAAGGTCCGAATGATTAGTGTAATGAATTGGTTGTGGCCTGCCATACCATGCCCACTTGATTGACAAGAGAAAAGGCCATCAAAGTCATCAATTTACACCGtggattatttcttaaaatttattttttaaaataaaaataaaaaaaataaaataaaaactaccaaCATGGAGAAAATAAGTCgagaagaattaaaaaaaataaaaaatcaagctatGATTTTAGAGGAAATTCAAGACCTAAATGTACCCTATTATGctcaaaaatagagaaaaaaaatacaaatttaaggtcaaattaaataattattggatgaatttgcataaaaattaagtccaatgacataattaaatttttaataagccaatttgattttatcatgggccaaattgaattttcattatgtttaagaattaatttggatccaattgaaggatttaattaagtgcaagagCGTAATTATACTTCAAataggttaaattaattttatttggggcttaattggtgaaaattaagtttgaaagtctaatttagatttaattgagaaaattaaaatttttaaaaaccaaatttaatttaattttgatttctcaattaagattttgatgtgGAACAATTATCATAAGATTTgatggatcaaatttaaaaaacaaaaattgtccAAGACAATATCTAAACGAACAAtctatcttaaaataataataacagaagATCTGACTGTTAGTTTTTACTTAAATTTTTCTAGGAGGTTCTCAAGGTTGttctttttatgaaaaactatttttttatttattaaacttttggatctttcaaaattagatttaaaagtTGTTGTTTTCACTACTTTAGttatttctctatttattttcagattttaattatttatttaggcGACAAAGTTGATGGAAAATTTGTACGAGGGAAAAATCAAGACTGCCTAAGCAATACTCTAATAAAAGGTGTGGACTGTTCAgcgaaaaaataaatcactgtgtattgtgatttttttataaacctttttttttactgcaatCTCGTAAGCCTAAATCGATGACCAATTAAAATGCTTTTATTAAGGAAGGGAAAGATTAAAGTtagaggactaaaatgaaaaatacaacaaaCAATGCTTTCGCTAAAACTAGGGCTAAACATATACTTTAGTCTTCTAACATTTTAGATTATAAGCTTTcagtttctaaaaatttatgaaattcaattttaatctcaaactttatattttttatttttaatccctgatttgagaggaaaaagaaaaagttgctGGATTCCggttgtaaagaaaaaaaattctcattgagACCgatttcatccataaaaataaatgattttagtTTCAATGGTTTACTTTTGATAAGTAAAGTTTAgacaatatgttatttttacctTAAACTTACTTGGAATGATGGATTTGAACTCggaaaaaattatggttttgagTTCATTCTTGATTTTGGagataatttttggattattagaagttataaatatatttcacaaggtttttagagtgattttttggtttttttaggttcaaatattattaagaataggtttttttttgcttgaaacaAATTAGCCTGATTTTCACGTCGTAAAAGTCTAGTTTACTTCAACTGGGTAAAGATATAAATTAGCCTGATTTTCAAGTCATAAAAGTCTAGTTTACTTCCGTTTGATAGAGATCAAGCTTGTTAATTTGTTTGgttgaataaataattattaatttacttAATTAGATGAATccatgaaatttttaaattttatttaagtttttttatgtacaaaaaCATGTCCCAAAAAtctgaatatataattttttttatataaaaaattatttcacccACGGCAAAACGGTGGTGAAACAGCTAGTAATAACCtacttctaattaattttttttttttcatgtgtaatGCCACCTATGTGCTttcttctttaatattttttttctttaatcagaTGGTATCTGACCTTAAGCAACCAACGAAAGAACTATTTACAGAGAAATAAatctttgtttctcttttgaCCAGGCTCACGGACTTCTCTACATTGATATTGAGCTATAGGGAACCATAAAAACCAGCCATACTGGTAAGGAAACTCCTATAAACAATGGTGCAAAATTTTCTGTCATGTACAGTATCAAATCAAAGCTTGTAACAACAGTTGTCTGGCATTGCATTGCACAAGAAGTGCAGATTATATATGCTCGATGTCCAGAATTGATTTAACCTATAGTGAAGCAGTAGAACTTCGCTGCACGAATACCATTTATGCAGTTCTGACTTCAGCAGCAACCATGGCAATTGGTTCATTGTAAGCAAATGCTCGAGTCTCGTTGATTTGACGAGGCAGTCACTTAGCACTGCCGACACTGCAGACAGCAAACAAGCCATGTTCTGTCAGATCACACATGCATATGGAATGGATTTTGATCCAATCTTAAATAGCTTTAAATTCCAATGTACTTGCTATTCCCTCACCGAATAATTGCCTCAATTGTGCAGACTATCTAAAGAGATGCTCATGAATCATAGCACAACCAGTCAAAGCAACATGATGTAGATTTTAGAATCTGATCAGCTATATGACGATTCAATGGCTAAATATAATGCTTTATCTTAACGACACAAAAATTCCCTATCAAGAGAGACAATATCAGcagaaaaggaaacaagaatATGGCGGGCACGTACCATTTATggacataaaaaaaaggaaaatctaCATGAGCATGGCACCTAAGCAGCTACTGCGTCAGTTGATTTTCTAGATTCCAACCATGACTCAGCTGCAACCTTCGTAGTTAAGAACCAGCCAACCTTATCAGGAGCCTCATGAAATGGAGAATTTAGTTCCTTCAAATATGACTCCAACACATTGGCTAAACCTTTCTCAGAATACTTACGTTTCCCATGCCCAGTATTCATTCCAAGCAATGGTGGAAGTTGCTCCCCTGCCTCCAGTACCTTGGACAAGTCATTCATCCAAATATGTAATGCTGTCAGAGCTGCCCCGGGGGAGAGACTCTTTAGATTTAGGGACCACTGGGTTGAAGTTCTGGACATTATATTGGTGTAAATTTCAAGTGTCAATCCAAGGTCAAGCAACTCCCAAGATCTCTCCAACATATTGAGCTTGATACAGAGGTCAATTAAGCAATTGCAGTAAGCTTTCTTTACTTCAGTGCTAATACTATCAAACAGGTCAGTAGCTTCGTTCTTAAAATTCCCCTCACTGTCTTGCTCCTCTACCAAAAGTTTAACCACATAACCAAGCTTCGGATTAGCCCTCTCAACACATTTAACAAGCTTGCTGAGCTCTTCATTTGGTGTTTGAGTCATCACATTCAGAAGACAGCCACAGAACCGATCATCTGGAGTTATAACCCAATCAAAAATTCGGTTAAATGTCTTCACAACATCATCAATGCGTTGGGCTTTTCCATAGCACTGGATAAGTGAtgtcaagataaaaatatttggcTGAAAGCCTGCTTCGAACATCTCATTCAACGTATTCTCTGCCTCAGAAACTTTCCCACAGCATGAGAAAATGGTAATCATGGATGAGAAAGTCCAACTATCAGGCTTGATTCCAGAACTCTTCATGTCCTCAAAAATCTCAACAGCTTTATCCACGTGGCCAAGATCAGCACACATAGCCAATATGGAATTATAAAGAACTACATTCAATCCCAAACCCCTTTTCCTTCATTTCCCTATAAATTTTAAACGCATCGTCTCCATAACGAGCTCTACCATACGCATGCAGAAGAGCTGCATATGTCACAAAACTTGGTGACAACCCATTGTCAATTATATCCTGATAGAATTTCTTCACCTGCCAAGGCCTCTTGGCTCTTCCCATGTCATCTAACAAAATTTTGTATATGACCAGGTTTGGCTTAACACCTAAAGCCTTcatttcttcataaaaattcaaacacCCATCAAAATTCCTAGCAACCTTATAAATCCTAATCAATGTAGAGAACGGCGTTGCATCTAGCCGCCACTCCCCCGTTCTAGCACGGTCATACAAGCTCAATGCCTTTTCAACATTACCAGCCCGCCCATACGAATCAATCATAGTCGAAAAGGTAACATCGTCAGGTTCAAGCCCAAAACTCGGCATTTTCTCAAACCACTCAACTGCCTTATCAGCTAAATTACACAACCTAGCACAACTAATTATTGTCGAAAACGTAAAATTATCAGGCTTAACACCTCTCTCAAGCATCTCATCGAACAACTTCTCGGCTTTATCCAAATCTCTTGCTTTCCTAAAAACTTTCAAAGTCACATTGTAAACAACAACCTCTCTTGAAAAAACTTAAGAGCCAACAAAGCAGTGTCCGGATTCGACATGTTATTATGAATAACAACGGCATCTTGCTCTAACAATTACCATCAAATTCACTCAAAACATCAAGGACATCATCTTTATTTGGGCTACAAGAATTCAGATACTTCGCTGCATTAACAAGTGAAGTATACTTAGCATCGTAGGAACGTTTTCTGAGAATTGAAGCTCTAGAGCTTTTGGGGTTGACCCAGATGTAAGATTTTGAAGAAGACCCAGTTTTTTCcttaaagtttgaatcttttgaGGTTTCTTGTCGTGGTATTTCTTCGTCTTGCAATGAGACATTGGTTATTTGAAGAGAGGTTGCTCTTGATTGAGAAGAGAGAGTGTTTATCTTCGAAGAATGGTCGAAGTTGTTGTTTAGGTTTCTTGATTTTGAGTCtcttgaagaagatgaaggagTGTTGCAGAGAGGTTTATAGAGAGAAGAAGGTGAGGAGCAGAGGTTGTATGCCATTTGTGTGTCTGTGTTTTGGTTTTGGAGAGGGAAAGAAGAGGGACCTTCTCAACTTGACTAGCAGCAGCACGAACGATATTTTAGGGGTGGCAGCTACCTTCTCTATCTACCTTCTCTCTTGTTTTAACAAATTTATCGCAGTGCTGTAACCAAGTGGTTGTTCGGcatagtttttatttgaaaagatagATTAAAACCAAactatgaatttaaaaaaataattttcataacTTCTTGCGGTGCAGGATATGCAAAGTCCCATCTCCCATCTCAAAAACATGCCTCTTCTCTAATTTGTGTTGTGCAGGATAATAGCAAAGTCTTCTTTCAAAGTAAAATCTTGAACCTTAAATATCTATCGAGATTGTGCCTTCACCTTTTACTTTCAAGGAATAACATCAAGAACTTCAGCTTGGAACTTCTTGAAGATCTCGAAAGTAAGTATTGATTGTTgacgattgtttttcaaatggcGATGGAGACATCAAAGATGGTTTCCCTACTCCATGTGTTAAAATCAGCaagagcttcttctttttctctatccAGTATACCTTCCTTGTGCTTCTCGCTCTGCAAACTCTTTCATTGTAGTTTTCGTGTTCACGTacttgtcaaaaaaatattttatgcttgCGATCGTCACACAAGGATTGAATCCAGGCATCATCAATGAGATCAAAAAACCCTTCATCATTTTCCACCAACAATCCTCAATTTATTTcggttagtttttttaatctaagatCGAAATACAGCGAAAATACTCCCCGTTTTACTCTTGATTTTAATTGGTTGAAACCATCTCACTTGAAGAATGCTAATTGTGCCATGcgtaaaaaataacttaaaaaatcaagcaaatttAGCCCACTCGGTTCAACACATTTTTcattctcaaattaaaaattaattttttatccgaaCATGTTATACGACTGTCATATGGTGACTTTCACAACCATACTCTTACTTATAAGTTTCTACATAAAACTTCCCTTCAATCCTATATAAATCCGTCTTTGTTGCCCATACCACTCCACTGCCCTATGCTCATCTTACCCAGCAGCAGCACAACCTCAATTTTAGCCGTAACAGAAGTGGTTCTCGTGGCAACTGGCGCTCCAACGACAACAAGTACAGCGGCCAACACATGTCTGATTTTTGTGGTTTTCATTCCTCTGCTCCCAGGGACTGGAAGTAGGGTCATTGGTAGCAAACCAGACGGCCTGCTGGTTCTGGGCAGTGGTCTCCTCACCGGCCATTTAAGCAGAACGTCAAGTATCAGCTCTGTTTCTATTTCAGCCACACAACCCCACAACGTGTTTAGTTTCACAGCAGCGGTCACCAGCCCTTTGCCTATCTTGTTGTTGGTACTGCCTCTGCTCATACTCGGTTCTAGGACACTAGTGCAAACCAACACATTACGCCTAATCTTGCGACTCTAACCAATTCTGCACCATATATTGGTAATAATCACTTGCATGTTGGTGACAGTAaggataaaattttttattatgataataatgtttattttaaatttcacgCCTTTGTGTTTTATGTAAAGGACCTTACCACCAAAGCAATGCTCCTTTCCAGTCAGAGCAATTATGGTCTATATGTTCTTTCTGAGTCTTCTGCCACCACCATTCCTCAAGCTTATTGGTCTCTTTGCAAGTCTACGATTGTTGATCTATGACATCATCGATTGGGTCATCCTACTTCctatattttcaatttgttagtttccaaaaataaaataatgtgtatTTCTAGACGCTCTCTTGTTCAGTGTCAAGCTTGTCCGCTTGGTAAGTCTTCGCGTCTGTCATTATGAcctacgggtcacaaaactGCTGCCctacttgatttaatatttagtgatgtttggggcccTACTCCTATATTTTTCTCTGATGGTTTTcgttactttgttatttttattgatgtgcatacaatatatatatatatatgtatggtATTATCCTCTTGTTGTAAAATCCgatgtgttttttatattccaACATTTTCAAGTGCTTGTTCGGTGTCAGTTTTCctgcaaaattaaatttgttcaaATTGATTGGGGTAGTGAATATCGTAAGTTAAACAGTTTCTTTCAAACTATTAGTATTCATCACAGGTTAATCTATCCTCATATGCATGAGCAAAATAGCAGTGTTGAACGTCGTCATTGCCATATTGTCGAAACTGGTATTACCTTCTTAGGCCAATGTAGTGCTCCGTTATGATTTTGGAATTATATGTTTGAATCATCAGTATATCTCATTAATCGCATGCCTACTCTTGTCCTCCTAAATCAGTCTCCTTTTGAATGTCTGTTTCATTATACTCTTGATTATGATTTTCTATGTACttttgggtgtctttgttttctgtttttgcgTCCATACCATGCTCATAAGTTGGATTTTTGTTCATCTCCATGTGTGTTCTTAGGTTATAGTTCATCTCATCTTGGTTATCATTGTCTCGATTTAGCATCTCAACGTATATATATCTCCCGTCATGTTCGTTTTCATGAAGGTGTGTTTCCTTTTGCAAAATCTAAACAGATAGCCCACCTACCAGCCACTCCTTCCTAGTCCACACACTTGACCACCTTGATTACTATTGGTTAATTTCACAAGTACACGAATCATAACAAGTAATAAAGTGATGAGTAGAGTATCGTCCCATGAGGATTTGTAAAAATTACTACTAAGTACCAAagtcttttaaattatgatctaTTTGTGGAATTAAATGACATAGTTTATGAAACAAagattaatgattaaaaacaaacaaccaattgattaaatattaatgaattcaatTCTATCGGTTCTAGGATTTCTGACTTACCGTAATTATTCCTATATGAACTTtctcaattgaattaattactcTTAGCATTTATAATcaggtttttctaatttaaacattaatCTTTCTCGAGTATCAATGAATTATTTCGACAAGCAAACTTCATATACTTTACGAAAGTTCTAAACTTGTTGAAATTTATTAAGTACCGTAAAACCTTTAACGATTACAAAAGTTTCTAGGATACCTCTATCCTATGGATTTCTTaaggtatttcaaacaatagctaaaacaatTTTCACTTCTCAGTCTCAAATTGAATTCCAAATCATGCAGATGTTGGCCAAACATACACAAGCATTAAACGTAAAATCAAATACTCAACAActtaatgtaataattcaatcaaagaaattGTTCACATATTCATAGTAAGGTTACATCAAAAATCCTAGAATAAAAGTCTACTCCatagttaaattaaagagaaacaaacttGATACGATGAACATCACTCAAAAGCAGAGAATGGCAGTACAATAGCTAAGTGTCCTCCAATCTTGTCTAATTTTCATCCCCTGTTTTCTCTGCTTTTTGTCTCCTATTTTGTATCTATTTTCGCCTCTGTTTTGTGCCACCTCCTCTCTTGTTTTTGGTGTATTATGTGGCTTCTCTATGTCTCAATATCTCCCTGGCTGaacccctctttttttcttttatgttctgGCCTTTTTATCCCCCAGCTGGCAAGAAGAAAATTTCCTTCTCTGCTTCGTATTCCTTTCCTCTCTGAATATTACGGGATAGATTTGAGGCAAAAAACGTGTGAATTCAACGATCTTTATTTCTAGAGAAATTGTAGAAAATTGAATCTTCTTTCCAACGACACCAATCTTGTAAGTTTTGGACATCTGAGACTTGAGATATGGGCCATAATCTGAGACAACATTTGGAGTGCAGGAAGTTCGGGTCTGATTCAATCCCTGTTTTTCGACTGGCTTTTTGGGTTTAGAAACAGTAAAACTGAGTTCTCTACCcttaatatgttttgtagacATTCATctcaaatatttgaaaattctaATTAACTTGTCCAACACttctaaaatatttcaaaatcaagcatgaaTAGTGGAAAATATACATGCTAAAACTTCCCTTATCAATTACCTCCCTAAATTTTCTACCTGCTGACCCGCCGAACACCACACCAAGCATCGTTCCCCACCCTTATCTGCCACCATATCAACGCCACCCAGCCCTGCCTCTATGTCACCATCTGCATGTTTCTCTAATGATCATTATGCAGGAACAGGTTCACCTTCTTCAAAGTTGCATATTTCCAGGTATGTCACTACAACCAACTATGATTCTGTAGCAAGTTCTCCTATATCTATTGTTATGAGCTCCGATCCTTCGACATATTCTCCTGTACGTCTGCAACTCTTTATTGATATCTCATCTTATCCTCTTCAGCAACTCCCTAGTTCAAATTCTTCTACCTCTCGGTCTGTTTCTCGTCAGCATCAGATGGTTCTTTACCCTCGACTGCCAAGGACTGCCCTCCTAACAGCATCTGCAGCCACCTATGCTGCTTCTCACTATCGGGTAATGTCCTCTCCTACTTATGAGCCCTTTATATTCTCTAATGCTGACAAGAATGAGGTGTGGCATGATGTTAGGCGTGATGAAATTCAGGCCTTACGATCTAATAACACCTGGTCCTTGGTTCCTTTTCATCTTTCGATGAATGTTGTTAGTAGCCGGTGGGTGTACAAGATAAAAAATCTTGTGGATGTTAGTGTTGAGCGGTATAAGGCACGTTTGGTTGCTAGAGGCTTTACTCAACAAGAAGGcattgattattctgaaactTTCAGTCTGGTTGTTAAGCACGCGACAGTCAAATTAGTCTTCTCCTTACAGTCTCGCGTAATTAGAAGATTTATcaacttgatattcataatgcctTCCTCAATGGTGTTCTTGCTaaagaggtctacatgaaacaacctccaggttttgttgactctGCTTTTCCCTCTCATGTGTGCCGGTTGCATGAGTCTTTATATGGTTCAAAACAAGCCCCACGGGTATGGTACACTCATCTGAGTGATTTTCTTATCTCTATTGGCTTTCATGCTCCTAAGGTTGACACCTCCTTATTTATCCTATATGTTGGTGCTAATATCTTCTATCTTCTagtttatgttgatgacattctgCTTACGGGTAGCAACTCTGCTATGCTTCACCGCCTAATACAGTTATTGAGTTAAGAGTACAAGCTTCATGACCTTGGCGTCGTTCACTATTTTTTGGGTATTGAGGTTCAGTCCTTTGCTATAAGTCTGATGTTACGccaatataaatatattcttgacatcctcactcgAGCGGGTATAACTTCTTGCAAACCGATTGATACTCATATCTCTACTTCTAAAGTCACCATATTGTCAGGTCCCTTGTTTTCTGATCCTACAAGGTTTTGTCAAATTATgggtgctcttcaatatctcACCTTTATGAGATcagatatttgttttgttgttaacAAAGTCTGAaaatttatgcatgctcctataGATTCTCATTGGGGTGCCGTTAAACGCATTCAGCGTTATCTATGAGGTACGACCACTTATGGCTTACATATCACTCGCAGTTCTTCATTTGCTCTACATGGCTTTACAGATACAGATTGGGCGggtagtattgatgatcgcaagtcTACGGGTGGTTATCTTGTCTTCTTTGGTCAAACGTcggtttaataaaaattaagcaagcAAC encodes:
- the LOC18099762 gene encoding uncharacterized protein LOC18099762 isoform X3, whose amino-acid sequence is MVIKVDLGCEKCHKKIKKVLCGIPQIQNQTFDKKANTVTITVVCCCPEKIMKKIHCKEVELSSAFRSSLRRILNHHRILNHHRILNHQRILNHYRILNHQRILNYQNHTDAHVVKNAAKAHVVITFVCQQYLHIVMYLVEGQSVIYGEMVVVVAEVGVTMCAEVYMFMKSTTIPRHAESCKGKSSSEDR
- the LOC18099762 gene encoding uncharacterized protein LOC18099762 isoform X1; this encodes MVETQVTTMVIKVDLGCEKCHKKIKKVLCGIPQIQNQTFDKKANTVTITVVCCCPEKIMKKIHCKEVELSSAFRSSLRRILNHHRILNHHRILNHQRILNHYRILNHQRILNYQNHTDAHVVKNAAKAHVVITFVCQQYLHIVMYLVEGQSVIYGEMVVVVAEVGVTMCAEVYMFMKSTTIPRHAESCKGKSSSEDR
- the LOC18099762 gene encoding uncharacterized protein LOC18099762 isoform X2, producing the protein MVETQVTTMVIKVDLGCEKCHKKIKKVLCEIQNQTFDKKANTVTITVVCCCPEKIMKKIHCKEVELSSAFRSSLRRILNHHRILNHHRILNHQRILNHYRILNHQRILNYQNHTDAHVVKNAAKAHVVITFVCQQYLHIVMYLVEGQSVIYGEMVVVVAEVGVTMCAEVYMFMKSTTIPRHAESCKGKSSSEDR
- the LOC127905412 gene encoding pentatricopeptide repeat-containing protein At4g16390, chloroplastic-like gives rise to the protein MCADLGHVDKAVEIFEDMKSSGIKPDSWTFSSMITIFSCCGKVSEAENTLNEMFEAGFQPNIFILTSLIQCYGKAQRIDDVVKTFNRIFDWVITPDDRFCGCLLNVMTQTPNEELSKLVKCVERANPKLGYVVKLLVEEQDSEGNFKNEATDLFDSISTEVKKAYCNCLIDLCIKLNMLERSWELLDLGLTLEIYTNIMSRTSTQWSLNLKSLSPGAALTALHIWMNDLSKVLEAGEQLPPLLGMNTGHGKRKYSEKGLANVLESYLKELNSPFHEAPDKVGWFLTTKVAAESWLESRKSTDAVAA
- the LOC127905413 gene encoding pentatricopeptide repeat-containing protein At4g16390, chloroplastic-like, whose product is MSRGSTNNKIGKGLVTAAVKLNTLWGCVAEIETELILDVLLKWPVRRPLPRTSRPSGLLPMTLLPVPGSRGMKTTKIRHVLAAVLVVVGAPVATRTTSVTAKIEVVLLLGKMSIGQWSAKYLNSCSPNKDDVLDVLSEFDEVVVYNVTLKVFRKARDLDKAEKLFDEMLERGVKPDNFTFSTIISCARLCNLADKAVEWFEKMPSFGLEPDDVTFSTMIDSYGRAGNVEKALSLYDRARTGEWRLDATPFSTLIRIYKVARNFDGCLNFYEEMKALGVKPNLVIYKILLDDMGRAKRPWQVKKFYQDIIDNGLSPSFVTYAALLHAYGRARYGDDAFKIYREMKEKGFGIECSSL